A portion of the Gottschalkia purinilytica genome contains these proteins:
- a CDS encoding aminoacyl--tRNA ligase-related protein encodes MEKIIFDINDIDDKVLGQLCYSIYFIDENIEDVRLEEDSLIIEHKSIREEIIKDKVKELVERYSKNEFPLKDQIVFTNNKDVPFKENIIEVMVNKKIIKQVDLGMYIFREPFITLLKFFDDYFVSNIAKKFNAKHEYYPVVIKSDTLNKTNHFTSFPEHVHFVTHLNEDIDLIKLFIDEINKSNGWNDNVEIDFNEYFKKPQHMINPATCYHCYEGMKGETLDGDGTVVTAVSKVHRYESKNHKDIGRLMDFTMREIIFVGNPNFVKENRAKSLDLLKEIIERWELDCWIENANDMFFTNDFQVKASFQRKNDMKYELKMNIPYFNKAISVSSSNFHSATFGKAFDIKSGKRPVVTGCLAFGLERWVIAFLSQYGLDSELWPKELKKDYDNWCEKNEI; translated from the coding sequence ATGGAGAAAATAATATTTGATATTAATGATATTGACGATAAAGTTTTGGGACAACTTTGTTATTCAATATATTTTATAGACGAAAATATTGAAGATGTTAGATTAGAAGAAGATTCTTTAATAATAGAGCATAAATCCATAAGAGAAGAAATAATTAAAGACAAAGTAAAAGAGCTAGTTGAAAGATATTCAAAAAATGAATTTCCTTTAAAAGATCAAATAGTATTTACTAATAATAAAGATGTTCCATTTAAAGAAAACATTATTGAAGTAATGGTAAATAAAAAGATCATAAAACAAGTAGATTTAGGTATGTATATTTTTCGTGAGCCTTTTATAACTTTATTAAAGTTTTTTGATGATTATTTTGTATCTAATATCGCGAAAAAGTTTAATGCTAAACATGAATATTACCCAGTTGTGATTAAGTCTGATACATTAAATAAGACAAATCACTTTACTTCATTTCCTGAACATGTTCATTTTGTAACACATCTAAATGAAGACATTGACTTGATAAAGTTATTTATCGATGAGATAAACAAGTCAAACGGATGGAACGATAACGTTGAAATAGACTTTAACGAATATTTTAAAAAGCCACAACACATGATTAATCCTGCTACATGCTATCATTGTTATGAGGGGATGAAGGGAGAAACATTAGATGGAGATGGAACTGTAGTAACAGCAGTTTCAAAAGTTCATAGATATGAGTCTAAAAACCATAAAGATATTGGACGCTTAATGGATTTTACAATGAGAGAAATTATCTTCGTAGGTAATCCTAATTTTGTTAAAGAGAATAGAGCTAAATCTTTGGATTTATTAAAAGAGATAATAGAACGATGGGAACTAGACTGTTGGATAGAAAATGCTAATGACATGTTTTTTACAAACGATTTTCAAGTAAAAGCGTCGTTCCAAAGAAAAAATGATATGAAATATGAGTTGAAGATGAATATACCATACTTTAATAAAGCCATATCAGTATCATCTTCAAACTTCCATAGTGCAACATTTGGTAAGGCTTTTGACATAAAATCAGGAAAACGTCCAGTAGTAACAGGCTGTTTAGCTTTTGGATTAGAAAGATGGGTAATAGCATTTTTATCACAATACGGACTAGATTCAGAGCTATGGCCAAAAGAGCTAAAAAAAGATTATGATAATTGGTGTGAGAAAAATGAAATATAA
- a CDS encoding acyl carrier protein, which yields MFDRTEIVEKLTDYIVEEFEIEEDDDFDGDVHLFDYGYVDSFGAVEIMSFIEKTFGVEITNKDLIMYPMNTINEIAEVIEMKVK from the coding sequence ATGTTTGATAGAACGGAAATAGTAGAAAAACTTACTGATTATATTGTTGAGGAATTTGAAATTGAAGAAGACGATGATTTTGATGGAGACGTACATCTATTTGACTATGGTTATGTAGACTCATTTGGCGCAGTAGAAATAATGTCTTTTATTGAAAAAACTTTTGGTGTTGAAATCACTAACAAAGATCTAATTATGTATCCAATGAATACAATTAATGAGATAGCTGAAGTTATTGAAATGAAGGTGAAGTAA
- a CDS encoding phosphoenolpyruvate hydrolase family protein — MAFSRQEILDRLKKQIQEGKSLVGAGAGTGISAKCAQAGGVDLIIIYNSGRYRMAGRGSLAGLMPYGDANAIVLDMASEVLPVATETPVLAGVCGTDPFRLMDKYLIKLKETGFSGVQNFPTVGLIDGVFRQNLEETGMGYDLEVEMIRKAHELDLFTTPYVFSEEDAMKMAEAGADILVAHMGLTTKGTIGAKTALTLDDCVKKIQAIADAGRKVNPEILVICHGGPIAEPEDAKYVLERTKGVDGFFGASSVERIPTEKAITKQVERFKNISK; from the coding sequence ATGGCATTTTCAAGACAAGAGATTTTAGATAGATTAAAAAAACAAATACAAGAGGGAAAAAGTCTTGTAGGAGCAGGAGCAGGAACAGGAATATCAGCTAAATGTGCTCAAGCTGGTGGAGTAGATTTGATAATAATATACAATTCAGGAAGATATAGAATGGCTGGAAGAGGTTCATTAGCTGGGCTTATGCCTTATGGAGATGCTAATGCAATAGTTTTAGATATGGCAAGTGAAGTATTACCTGTAGCTACTGAAACACCTGTATTAGCAGGAGTTTGTGGTACAGATCCATTTAGACTTATGGACAAATATTTAATTAAATTAAAAGAAACTGGATTTTCAGGAGTTCAAAATTTTCCTACAGTAGGTCTTATAGATGGGGTATTTCGTCAAAATCTTGAGGAAACAGGTATGGGATATGATCTAGAGGTTGAGATGATAAGAAAGGCTCACGAACTAGACCTTTTTACAACACCATATGTATTTAGTGAAGAAGATGCTATGAAAATGGCAGAAGCAGGTGCAGATATATTAGTAGCTCATATGGGACTTACTACTAAAGGAACAATTGGAGCTAAGACTGCTTTAACATTAGATGATTGTGTTAAAAAGATACAGGCAATAGCTGATGCAGGTAGAAAAGTAAATCCTGAAATATTAGTAATCTGCCATGGAGGACCTATAGCAGAACCAGAAGATGCAAAATATGTACTCGAGAGAACCAAAGGTGTTGATGGATTCTTCGGAGCATCTAGTGTAGAAAGGATACCTACAGAAAAAGCTATAACTAAACAGGTAGAAAGATTTAAAAATATAAGTAAATAA
- a CDS encoding Tm-1-like ATP-binding domain-containing protein yields the protein MKKNIVIIGTLDTKGKEFQFVKDIIESQGISTTVIDVGVVGEPYFTPDITKEEVSSRCGVTIAELIGKKDRGYALDVMMRGCGEIVKELYENKKLDGVISLGGSGGTSVATYAMRQLEVGVPKVMVSTLASGDTTPYVGEKDITMMYSVVDISGVNRISSKIFSNAANAIVGMVKGEEIELEEERPLIGATMFGVTTEAVTKATEYLEDQGFEVLIFHATGSGGKAMEHLISSGYIKGVLDLTTTELCDELVGGVLSAGPDRLTAASKKGVPQVVSTGAMDMVNFGPIETVPDKFKNRKLYKHNATVTLMRTTVEENRELGKILAEKLNKSVGDTVLCLPLKGISAIDKEGQVFYGKEEDEVLFESIRNHIDNKKVKLVEIDSHINDSNFALYMAKTLTELIDKNN from the coding sequence ATGAAGAAGAACATTGTTATTATAGGAACTTTAGATACTAAAGGAAAAGAATTTCAGTTTGTAAAAGATATTATTGAAAGTCAGGGGATAAGTACAACAGTTATAGATGTAGGAGTGGTAGGAGAACCATATTTTACTCCTGATATAACTAAGGAAGAAGTTTCTTCAAGATGTGGAGTAACTATTGCAGAGCTAATAGGAAAAAAAGATAGAGGATATGCACTAGATGTTATGATGAGAGGCTGCGGAGAAATAGTGAAAGAGCTCTATGAAAATAAAAAGTTAGATGGTGTAATTAGCTTAGGTGGATCTGGGGGAACTAGTGTAGCTACATATGCCATGAGACAACTAGAAGTCGGGGTACCTAAGGTTATGGTATCTACTTTAGCATCTGGAGATACGACTCCTTATGTTGGAGAAAAAGATATTACAATGATGTATTCTGTAGTGGATATAAGTGGAGTTAATAGAATTTCTTCTAAGATTTTTTCTAATGCAGCAAATGCTATAGTTGGAATGGTGAAGGGAGAAGAGATTGAATTAGAAGAAGAAAGACCTCTTATAGGAGCTACTATGTTTGGAGTCACTACAGAAGCCGTAACTAAAGCAACTGAATACTTAGAAGATCAAGGGTTTGAAGTATTGATATTTCACGCTACAGGATCTGGAGGGAAAGCAATGGAACACTTAATAAGTTCTGGTTATATAAAGGGAGTTTTAGATCTTACTACAACAGAACTATGTGATGAATTAGTAGGTGGAGTTTTGAGTGCTGGTCCAGATAGATTGACTGCAGCTAGTAAGAAAGGAGTACCACAAGTAGTGTCTACAGGAGCTATGGACATGGTTAACTTTGGACCTATAGAAACAGTTCCTGATAAATTTAAAAATAGAAAATTATACAAGCATAATGCTACAGTTACTCTTATGAGAACAACTGTAGAAGAAAATAGGGAGCTAGGTAAAATACTAGCTGAAAAATTAAATAAGTCTGTAGGTGATACGGTTCTATGTTTACCTTTAAAAGGTATTTCAGCTATTGATAAAGAAGGGCAAGTTTTTTATGGAAAAGAGGAAGATGAAGTCTTATTTGAATCTATAAGAAATCACATAGACAATAAAAAAGTAAAGTTAGTAGAGATAGATAGTCATATAAATGACTCTAACTTTGCATTATACATGGCAAAAACTTTAACTGAATTAATAGATAAAAATAACTAA
- a CDS encoding DJ-1/PfpI family protein — protein sequence MKKICLLLPNGFEAVEASVFTDVIGWNKLQGDGSTDLVTVGTREKLKCTWNFTVIPEMHISEVNVNDFEALALPGGFEEAGFYDDAYDEDVLNLIREFNSAGKIIASICVGALVVAKSGILEGRSATTYNLNPIRQKQLAEFGANVMKDQPIVIDQNIITSYNPATAFDVAFMLLELLTSKENCNRVKKLMGFIK from the coding sequence ATGAAAAAGATTTGTTTATTACTTCCTAATGGCTTCGAAGCTGTGGAAGCAAGTGTTTTTACAGACGTTATAGGGTGGAATAAGCTTCAAGGTGATGGGTCTACAGATTTAGTCACAGTTGGAACTAGAGAAAAGTTAAAATGTACATGGAACTTCACTGTAATTCCGGAAATGCATATAAGTGAAGTAAATGTTAATGATTTTGAAGCTTTAGCCTTACCTGGTGGATTTGAAGAAGCAGGATTTTATGATGATGCATACGATGAAGATGTACTTAACTTAATTAGGGAATTCAATTCAGCTGGTAAAATCATTGCCTCTATCTGTGTTGGCGCTCTTGTAGTTGCTAAAAGTGGAATTTTAGAAGGAAGAAGTGCAACAACATATAACCTCAATCCTATAAGACAAAAACAGCTTGCTGAATTTGGTGCAAATGTCATGAAAGATCAACCTATAGTTATTGATCAAAATATCATTACCTCCTATAATCCTGCAACAGCCTTTGATGTAGCTTTTATGCTTCTTGAGTTACTAACATCTAAAGAAAATTGTAATCGTGTAAAAAAACTTATGGGATTCATCAAATAA
- a CDS encoding MazG nucleotide pyrophosphohydrolase domain-containing protein gives MNLLDAQKQVSNFTKDKELKLNVNTRIIDLVSEVGELSKEILKGTNYGNKPFEKTEEWESEIGDVLFSLICIANETNTNLKDCLSYVLDKYEKRFINKGNLGSGR, from the coding sequence ATGAATTTACTAGATGCCCAAAAGCAAGTAAGTAATTTCACTAAAGATAAAGAATTAAAATTAAATGTTAATACTAGAATAATCGACTTAGTATCAGAAGTAGGAGAGTTATCAAAAGAAATTTTAAAAGGAACTAACTATGGAAACAAGCCATTTGAAAAAACTGAAGAATGGGAAAGTGAGATTGGAGATGTGCTTTTTTCTCTTATTTGTATAGCAAATGAAACTAATACTAATTTAAAAGATTGCTTAAGTTATGTTCTTGATAAATATGAAAAAAGGTTTATTAATAAAGGTAATTTAGGCTCCGGAAGATAA